A part of Vigna radiata var. radiata cultivar VC1973A chromosome 11, Vradiata_ver6, whole genome shotgun sequence genomic DNA contains:
- the LOC106776602 gene encoding uncharacterized protein LOC106776602, which yields MSIRTNKMKAVGVLMKQLTTSRRKFHEKGRDESFDGELEKLRLVLNNIKDVFVEVKKNEEKLLDTLAEVYDHLRKLDRRKLNEDMHNICKSIKDSALTLLPMLVFDDSNNRGDKISHSSEELVQSHQKESWTLEHMSWSDLHDLNLLKDYLCSLLVFLPNVVIRKRNAINLWIGEGLIKNTEKKTAEKLGEDVLANLLKLKVIVSYGSRKDPIVNKFQISPHVRSQLKTYFDKELKYLKPSRLLLELKKVTVDGVDENLLNIFNIGASYLNFKPQWITDELKNLEVLQLGRWQDSALHHIEVGSQEFLRELRTLKHLKYLSLRGISRIFELPSSIAELESLLILDLKACHNLERLPDDISSMKSLTHLIMSDCCLLEGMPKGIEKLTNLQVLKGFLISTSEKTPCRISDLRNLIKLRRLSINIGREAMIKDGEFESLKYFSALQHLKISWSTSDLRYAQFPIYLPKNLTKLHLECFPGRSLLEFFCAEDYKNDIKIRYTIPRELHVTGGKLQIINDIRMPSVEILRLKYLKQLNVDIDSGGAVSVWRCGAVRRGGRRWFRLRVVGRCGCVCCFAAGVCGDTKGAGAVVRGGGSCFNSAEIALALVIRRLEHFVSYSIQPVNALMNCCGYTFPDMVVKQGIWSTRQNVTKLSNMQLRNLCHD from the exons ATGTCAATTCGAACAAACAAAATGAAAGCCGTAGGTGTGTTGATGAAGCAGTTGACAACATCAAGGAGGAAATTCCATGAAAAAGGAAGAGATGAATCATTTGATGGAGAGTTAGAGAAGTTGCGGTTGGTTCTGAACAATATAAAGGATGTGTTTGTGGAagtgaagaagaatgaagaaaaactGCTGGACACGTTAGCAGAGGTGTATGACCATCTTCGCAAGTTAGACCGCAGGAAGCTAAATGAAGACATGCATAACATTTGCAAGAGTATCAAAGATTCTGCTCTTACTTTGCTCCCAAtgcttgtttttgatgattctaATAACAGAGGTGACAAAATATCTCACTCATCAGAAGAGTTGGTGCAGTCCCATCAGAAGGAGAGTTGGACTCTGGAACATATGAGTTGGAGCGATTTGCACGATTTGAACTTATTAAAAGATTACTTGTGTTCTCTCTTAGTTTTCCTTCCAAATGTTGTGATAAGGAAAAGAAATGCAATTAACTTGTGGATTGGGGAGGGTTTGATTAAAAATACAGAGAAGAAAACAGCAGAGAAATTGGGTGAGGATGTGCTTgctaatcttttgaaacttaaGGTGATTGTGAGCTATGGTAGTAGAAAGGATCCCATTgtcaataaatttcaaatttctcctCACGTCCGTAGTCAATTGAAGACATATTTTGATAAAGAGTTAAAGTATTTGAAACCATCGCGGTTACTGcttgaattaaaaaaagttacagtAGATGGAGTTGATGAGaatttacttaatatttttaatattggtgCAAGTTATCTGAATTTTAAACCGCAATGGATCACCGATGAATTGAAGAATTTAGAGGTGCTTCAACTGGGACGGTGGCAAGATTCAGCATTGCATCACATTGAAGTTGGGAGTCAAGAATTCTTGAGAGAGCTGAGAACTCTGAAGCATTTAAAATATCTGAGTTTGCGTGGGATATCAAGAATATTCGAGCTTCCGTCCTCCATTGCTGAGCTTGAGAGTCTACTAATTCTTGATCTGAAAGCATGTCATAATTTGGAAAGACTGCCTGATGATATTTCATCAATGAAAAGTCTAACGCATCTAATTATGTCTGATTGTTGCTTACTGGAGGGCATGCCAAAGGGGATTGAGAAGCTCACTAATCTCCAAGTACTCAAAGGATTTTTAATAAGCACTTCTGAAAAGACTCCTTGCAGAATATCAGACCTTAGAAATTTGATAAAACTGAGACGACTCAGCATAAATATAGGAAGGGAGGCCATGATCAAGGATGGGGAGTTTGaaagtttgaaatatttttcagcACTTCAGCATCTCAAAATATCTTGGAGTACGTCTGACCTAAGGTATGCTCAATTTCCTATCTATTTGCCAAAAAATTTGACAAAGTTGCATCTTGAATGTTTTCCTGGACGGAGTTTGCTGGAATTTTTTTGTGCAGAGgattataaaaatgatattaaaatacgCTACACGATACCACGTGAGCTACATGTAACTGGAGGAAAACTGCAAATTATAAATGACATAAGAATGCCAAGTGTGGAAATTCTGCGTTTAAAGTACCTTAAGCAATTGAATGTCGACATAGACA GTGGCGGTGCCGTGAGTGTGTGGCGGTGCGGCGCAGTGCGGAGAGGTGGTAGACGTTGGTTTCGTTTGCGGGTTGTTGGGCGGTGCGGTTGTGTTTGCTGCTTTGCAGCCGGTGTGTGCGGCGACACGAAGGGTGCTGGTGCGGTGGTGCGGGGCGGTGGTTCTTGCTTCAacag CGCAGAAATTGCTTTAGCACTTGTTATCAGAAGATTGGAACATTTTGTCAGTTATTCCATTCAACCTGTAAATGCACTGATGAACTGCTGTGGATATACCTTCCCTGACATGGTAGTTAAGCAAGGTATATGGTCTACACGACAAAATGTGACAAAATTAAGTAACATGCAACTTCGTAATCTCTGTCACGATTAG